One window from the genome of Sphingomicrobium arenosum encodes:
- a CDS encoding FGGY family carbohydrate kinase, translated as MILVLDEGTSSTRALLFGEDGAIHHVAQAELPALYPRPGWVEQDPKLIWDQSRKVMAQAIAAAGGASRVRCIGITNQRETVVAWDKVTGAPLGPAIVWQDRRTAGACDELRDAGHEAALQARTGLLLDPYFSATKMRWMLDQHDDVRAAAEAGRLAFGTVDAWLLFKLTGRHATDASNASRTQLMDLEKVEWDEGLCDLFGVPRETLPEIVPTMGDLGGTDLFGGPLPVTGAAGDQQAATIGQGCLEAGTAKATFGTGLFALAPTGATATSSEHRLLSTLLTHDGTRTRYALEGSVFVAGSLVKWLRDMAGLVGNAEETETLARSVADNGGVTIVPAFTGLGAPHWRADMKGSIHGLSFGVGRAHLVRAALEAVTMSAHDLAQAFAADGAGWTRLRIDGGMALNDWFAQDLADMLGMAVERPASVESTARGAAMLAGVGAGLFASLEDAQAMQPRRDRFEAAMDTATRAARLAQWRDALDHALTR; from the coding sequence ATGATCCTCGTTCTCGATGAAGGCACCAGTTCGACGCGCGCGCTCCTGTTCGGGGAGGACGGGGCGATCCACCATGTCGCGCAGGCCGAACTGCCCGCGCTTTATCCGCGCCCCGGCTGGGTCGAGCAGGATCCTAAGCTGATCTGGGACCAGAGCCGCAAGGTCATGGCGCAGGCGATCGCAGCGGCGGGCGGGGCGAGCCGAGTGCGCTGCATCGGCATCACCAACCAGCGCGAAACGGTGGTGGCGTGGGACAAGGTGACGGGCGCGCCGCTCGGCCCGGCAATCGTGTGGCAAGACCGGCGCACGGCAGGTGCCTGCGATGAGTTGCGTGACGCGGGGCATGAGGCGGCATTGCAGGCGCGCACCGGGTTGCTGCTCGACCCCTATTTCAGCGCCACCAAGATGCGCTGGATGCTCGATCAGCACGACGACGTGCGGGCGGCGGCCGAAGCGGGTCGGCTGGCGTTCGGGACGGTCGATGCCTGGCTGTTATTCAAGCTGACTGGACGTCATGCGACCGACGCGAGCAATGCCAGCCGTACGCAGCTGATGGATCTTGAAAAGGTCGAATGGGACGAGGGGCTGTGCGACCTTTTCGGCGTGCCGCGCGAGACGCTGCCCGAGATCGTGCCGACGATGGGCGATTTGGGTGGCACCGACCTGTTTGGCGGCCCGCTGCCAGTGACGGGCGCGGCAGGCGATCAGCAGGCGGCGACCATCGGGCAAGGGTGCCTCGAGGCCGGCACGGCGAAGGCGACCTTTGGCACCGGGCTGTTCGCGCTGGCGCCTACGGGGGCGACGGCGACAAGCTCGGAGCACCGGCTGCTGTCGACGCTGCTCACGCATGACGGCACCCGCACGCGCTATGCACTCGAAGGCTCGGTGTTCGTCGCGGGGAGCCTCGTCAAATGGCTGCGCGACATGGCGGGGCTGGTGGGCAATGCCGAGGAGACCGAGACGCTTGCGCGCAGTGTCGCCGACAATGGCGGGGTGACGATCGTGCCGGCCTTCACCGGTTTGGGCGCCCCGCATTGGCGGGCCGACATGAAGGGATCGATACACGGCCTCAGCTTCGGGGTCGGGCGCGCGCATCTCGTGCGCGCCGCGCTCGAGGCGGTGACGATGAGCGCCCATGATCTCGCACAGGCCTTCGCCGCCGATGGCGCGGGCTGGACGCGGCTGCGGATCGATGGCGGCATGGCGCTGAACGACTGGTTCGCGCAGGACCTCGCCGACATGCTGGGCATGGCGGTCGAACGGCCCGCCAGCGTGGAAAGCACGGCGCGGGGTGCGGCGATGCTGGCGGGGGTGGGCGCGGGGCTGTTCGCGAGCCTCGAGGACGCGCAGGCGATGCAGCCGCGCCGGGACCGCTTCGAGGCGGCGATGGATACGGCGACGCGCGCGGCGCGGCTGGCGCAATGGCGCGATGCGCTGGACCATGCGCTGACGCGCTGA
- a CDS encoding ABC transporter permease, which translates to MIWIAIRMLTGDKQKFFGLLFGIAFSTLLITQQLTIFVNLLERGASAVYDIKSNDIWVMDKVSRTPDVVYPMPSTALERVRGVPGVKWAVPHLRAGAAIRTPEGDLEGVTVIGVDDTTLIGLPEKMIEGDRALLAAPDTVFIDDVGATRLFPEGHDFIGERLELNDRRAVIRGVTDNIPTFTSQVTLTTRYSNALGYVPGQRNRMSFILVKAAAGEDPLSVAARIEEQTGLRARTRDQFARDGIDFIIENTGIPLNFGITVGLGFIVGVAIVGLTFSLFIRDNIKQFGALKAIGVHNGKIRAMVAAQAGMVGVIGYGLGLLGAALFIQAFSGNPTFKGFYTPWQIPVISLVSVSFIIMITGWVALRGVLKTEPAAVFR; encoded by the coding sequence ATGATCTGGATCGCCATTCGCATGCTGACCGGCGACAAGCAGAAGTTCTTCGGGCTCTTGTTCGGTATCGCCTTCTCGACGCTCCTCATCACCCAGCAGCTGACCATCTTTGTCAACCTGCTCGAACGCGGCGCCAGCGCGGTCTACGACATCAAGTCGAACGATATCTGGGTGATGGACAAGGTCAGCCGCACGCCGGACGTCGTCTATCCCATGCCCTCGACCGCGCTCGAACGGGTGCGCGGCGTGCCGGGGGTCAAATGGGCGGTGCCGCACCTGCGCGCCGGCGCTGCCATCCGCACGCCCGAGGGCGATCTTGAAGGCGTCACCGTGATCGGGGTCGACGACACCACCCTCATCGGCCTGCCCGAGAAGATGATCGAGGGCGACCGAGCCCTGCTCGCCGCCCCCGACACCGTCTTCATCGACGATGTCGGCGCCACCCGTCTCTTTCCCGAAGGCCATGACTTCATCGGCGAGCGGCTCGAACTCAACGACCGCCGCGCGGTCATCCGGGGTGTCACCGACAACATTCCCACCTTCACCAGCCAGGTCACGTTGACGACGCGCTATTCGAACGCGCTCGGCTACGTCCCCGGCCAGCGCAACCGCATGAGCTTCATCCTCGTGAAGGCCGCGGCGGGCGAAGACCCGCTTTCCGTAGCCGCGCGGATCGAGGAGCAGACCGGCCTTCGCGCGCGCACGCGGGATCAATTCGCCCGCGACGGCATCGACTTCATCATCGAGAATACGGGCATCCCGTTGAATTTCGGCATTACCGTGGGCCTCGGCTTCATCGTCGGCGTCGCCATCGTCGGCCTTACCTTCAGCCTCTTTATCCGCGACAATATCAAACAGTTCGGCGCGCTGAAGGCGATCGGCGTCCATAATGGCAAGATCCGCGCCATGGTTGCCGCGCAGGCGGGCATGGTCGGGGTCATCGGCTACGGCCTCGGTCTTCTCGGCGCCGCCCTGTTCATCCAGGCCTTCTCGGGCAACCCGACCTTCAAGGGCTTTTATACGCCGTGGCAGATCCCGGTGATCAGCCTCGTCTCGGTCTCCTTCATCATCATGATCACCGGCTGGGTCGCGCTGCGCGGCGTCCTCAAGACCGAACCCGCGGCGGTGTTCCGATGA
- a CDS encoding TetR/AcrR family transcriptional regulator, which produces MSTPPKGRGLRPSSEAKRSAIVAAAAQVFFEAGYEAASIEAIAAAAGVSKVTVYNHFGGKEALFKASVEQECARMESMMAIDPDAPRRPIEEHLRLLGESFLAFTARPEMMRFDRRIAAEADRDPAIGAAFLDAGPRPMKRHMAALIAAAADAGELEVEDAELAAEQFVSMAKGFGEMERRYCGKSDPARDVQRIEGAIRTFMRAYGKAD; this is translated from the coding sequence TTGTCAACACCACCCAAAGGCAGGGGCCTGCGCCCCTCGTCCGAAGCCAAGCGCAGCGCGATCGTCGCGGCCGCCGCGCAGGTCTTTTTCGAGGCGGGCTATGAGGCGGCCTCGATCGAGGCGATCGCGGCGGCGGCGGGCGTGTCGAAGGTGACGGTCTACAATCATTTTGGCGGCAAGGAGGCGCTGTTCAAGGCGAGCGTCGAGCAGGAATGCGCGCGCATGGAGAGCATGATGGCGATCGATCCCGATGCGCCGCGCCGCCCGATCGAGGAGCATTTGCGGCTCTTGGGCGAGAGCTTCCTCGCCTTTACCGCGCGGCCCGAGATGATGCGCTTCGACCGCCGCATCGCCGCCGAGGCGGACCGGGACCCCGCCATCGGCGCGGCGTTCCTCGATGCCGGGCCGCGGCCGATGAAGCGGCACATGGCGGCGCTCATCGCGGCGGCGGCGGACGCGGGCGAACTGGAGGTCGAGGATGCCGAGCTGGCCGCCGAGCAGTTCGTGTCGATGGCCAAGGGGTTCGGCGAGATGGAACGGCGCTATTGCGGCAAGAGCGACCCGGCTCGGGATGTGCAGCGCATCGAGGGCGCAATCCGGACCTTCATGCGCGCCTACGGGAAGGCGGACTGA
- a CDS encoding ABC transporter ATP-binding protein — protein MSGAKTSGAAIAARGITRDFEAGQQTIRVLHGIDLDIRKGELTYLVGESGSGKTTLISIMCGILWPTEGSVTVFDTDIYALSDRQLVDFRLNNIGFIFQQYNLIPTIDAAANAAVPLIAQGMPRLEARERARAMLEKLNIGDQADKLPRQLSGGQQQRVAIARALVHEPKLVVCDEPTAALDASSGRRVMDLLREVAVAPDRACIIVTHDNRIFDLADRILVLEDGRVTHDGTDMPEDH, from the coding sequence ATGAGCGGCGCCAAGACCAGTGGCGCGGCCATCGCGGCGCGCGGCATCACCCGCGATTTCGAGGCGGGGCAGCAGACCATCCGCGTCCTCCACGGCATCGACCTCGACATCCGCAAGGGTGAACTCACCTATCTCGTCGGCGAATCCGGGTCGGGCAAGACGACGCTTATCTCGATCATGTGCGGCATCCTGTGGCCGACCGAGGGCAGCGTCACCGTCTTCGACACCGACATCTACGCCCTGTCCGACCGCCAGCTGGTCGACTTCCGGTTGAACAATATCGGCTTCATCTTCCAGCAGTATAATCTCATTCCCACCATCGATGCGGCCGCCAACGCCGCCGTCCCGCTGATTGCGCAGGGCATGCCCCGCCTCGAGGCCCGCGAACGGGCACGCGCGATGCTCGAAAAGCTCAACATCGGCGACCAGGCCGACAAGCTCCCGCGCCAACTGTCGGGCGGCCAGCAGCAGCGCGTTGCCATCGCCCGCGCGCTCGTCCACGAACCCAAGCTCGTCGTGTGCGACGAGCCCACCGCCGCACTCGATGCCTCCTCGGGCCGCCGCGTGATGGACCTGTTGCGCGAAGTCGCCGTCGCGCCCGACCGCGCCTGCATCATCGTCACCCACGACAATCGCATCTTCGATCTCGCCGACCGCATCCTCGTCCTCGAGGACGGCCGCGTCACCCATGACGGCACCGATATGCCAGAGGACCATTAA
- a CDS encoding nuclear transport factor 2 family protein, with amino-acid sequence MKNALFGAAAMAATLYAYPATAQSWSPAQTEVWQAVSNHWANHVEGSDWHEVMTADSYGWGGSALLPRSRDQFAASARVFGAEGKILHYELNPLAITARDDVAVVHYMAMITEEDHKGEREFNVERCSDVMVRESGGWKFLGWGCADMSDDD; translated from the coding sequence ATGAAAAATGCATTGTTCGGCGCGGCTGCGATGGCCGCCACCCTGTATGCGTATCCCGCCACCGCCCAAAGCTGGTCGCCCGCGCAGACCGAGGTCTGGCAAGCGGTCTCGAACCATTGGGCCAATCATGTCGAGGGCTCGGACTGGCACGAGGTGATGACGGCCGACAGCTATGGCTGGGGCGGCAGCGCGCTGCTGCCGCGTTCGCGCGACCAGTTCGCGGCGAGCGCGCGCGTGTTCGGCGCCGAGGGCAAAATCCTGCACTATGAGCTCAACCCGCTCGCCATTACCGCGCGCGACGATGTCGCGGTGGTCCATTACATGGCGATGATCACCGAGGAGGATCATAAGGGCGAGCGCGAGTTCAATGTCGAGCGGTGCAGCGACGTGATGGTGCGCGAAAGCGGGGGGTGGAAATTCCTCGGCTGGGGCTGCGCCGACATGAGTGATGACGATTAG
- a CDS encoding response regulator — MSSGQPYKILVVEDEILIAIDIQHTLEDAGYAVIGPHENVADSLATIDLGKPDAAILDVQLDGEDVFPVAERLKADGVPIVFHSGHAEPAKLHERFPEARFCSKPCTPGLLEDELRIAIEGQ; from the coding sequence ATGTCGTCCGGACAGCCGTATAAAATCCTCGTCGTAGAGGACGAGATCCTGATCGCCATCGATATCCAGCATACCCTCGAGGATGCGGGATATGCGGTGATCGGTCCGCACGAGAATGTCGCCGACAGCCTTGCGACGATCGACCTCGGCAAGCCAGATGCGGCGATCCTCGACGTGCAGCTCGATGGCGAAGACGTGTTCCCGGTGGCCGAGCGGCTGAAGGCTGATGGGGTACCGATCGTCTTTCATTCGGGCCATGCTGAACCGGCCAAGCTGCATGAGCGCTTCCCCGAGGCGCGCTTCTGTTCAAAGCCGTGTACGCCGGGGCTGCTCGAGGACGAGCTGCGGATCGCGATCGAAGGGCAATAG
- a CDS encoding efflux RND transporter periplasmic adaptor subunit, with product MAKLSFSRQILPVIALLGIAAAIWLIVSQAPDRSMAEAEETPAMASGALAGEARVAGAGVVEPSSELIEVGTALSGIVEAVLVAPGERVTKGQPLFRVDTRHLEARIRETQANIARAKAAIAEARSAEATAARQLSLYRGIADPLAVSRAEIISAEGNASAARARRELAEADLAAAQATLSAARTERERATVRAPIAGEILRVDVRPGELVNAGPGGGGPYVRMGETNPLHVRIDVDEDEAVRVDMGAPATVSPRGDADARVTASFVRAEPLVVPKRSLTNSAQERVDVRVLQLVYALPADAPAAFRVGQQVDAFIPAAKAEGASE from the coding sequence ATGGCCAAGCTCTCTTTCTCCCGCCAGATCCTGCCCGTAATCGCGTTGCTCGGCATCGCCGCCGCCATCTGGCTGATCGTCTCTCAAGCCCCCGACCGCTCGATGGCCGAGGCCGAGGAGACCCCCGCCATGGCCAGCGGCGCGCTCGCGGGCGAAGCCCGCGTCGCCGGCGCGGGCGTGGTCGAACCGTCGAGCGAGCTGATCGAGGTCGGCACTGCCCTCTCCGGCATCGTCGAAGCCGTGCTCGTCGCGCCCGGCGAACGCGTTACCAAGGGCCAGCCCCTGTTCCGCGTCGACACCCGCCATCTCGAGGCCCGCATCCGTGAGACGCAGGCGAACATCGCCCGCGCGAAAGCCGCCATCGCCGAAGCGCGCAGCGCCGAGGCCACTGCCGCGCGCCAGCTTTCCCTCTATCGCGGCATCGCCGATCCGCTCGCCGTCAGCCGCGCCGAGATCATCAGTGCCGAGGGCAATGCCTCTGCCGCCCGCGCCCGGCGCGAGCTCGCCGAGGCCGACCTCGCCGCCGCGCAGGCCACCCTTTCCGCCGCGCGCACCGAGCGCGAGCGCGCCACCGTCCGAGCGCCCATCGCGGGCGAAATCCTGCGCGTCGACGTGCGTCCCGGCGAACTGGTCAATGCCGGCCCCGGCGGCGGCGGCCCGTACGTCCGCATGGGCGAGACCAACCCCTTGCACGTGCGCATCGACGTCGACGAGGACGAGGCCGTGCGCGTCGACATGGGCGCCCCCGCCACTGTCTCCCCGCGCGGCGATGCCGATGCTCGCGTCACCGCCAGCTTCGTGCGCGCCGAACCGCTTGTCGTGCCCAAGCGCAGCCTGACCAATTCGGCACAGGAGCGGGTCGACGTGCGCGTGCTCCAGCTCGTCTATGCGCTTCCCGCCGACGCCCCCGCCGCCTTCCGCGTCGGCCAGCAGGTCGATGCCTTCATTCCTGCCGCCAAGGCCGAGGGGGCGAGCGAATGA
- a CDS encoding efflux transporter outer membrane subunit codes for MTRRLALATASALMLSACAAGPGPVPSASDAIVPEAFYLAPEATPADAAALAALLPDDPAFETLAAAALAQNPSLRQALARIDLARAGADRAGAERLPSIGYDASIAATRTNPDQSGASLPPGISIDSERVSYGANLTARWDADVFGRLRDTERAALLRLDAAGADAAAMRLALTADIAATVTDWRTIEARSAALEADLGAASQLAALARTREEAGIAPGFDRYRAEAQAAASQSRLAALATERAAILGRLVTLTALPGGEVAQALALDTPSDALAPVPSALPSALVASRPDIIAAAHRLAAADADLSATAARRFPQINLSAGLGLLAFSLGGLFDSDAIVGNLGAGLAGPLLDFGRIEAEIDRDEAATQLAFEQYRAALYTAFGEVEGAYALVTAADLAAAASAREAMMAERAAALADTRHRAGLDNFLTVLEARRAADASGERAAAARGQAARARINLWQALGGGALASASEPTP; via the coding sequence ATGACGCGCCGCCTCGCCCTCGCCACCGCGAGCGCGCTCATGCTGTCGGCCTGCGCCGCCGGTCCGGGCCCCGTGCCCAGCGCCAGCGATGCCATCGTGCCCGAGGCCTTCTACCTCGCGCCCGAGGCGACCCCGGCCGATGCCGCCGCGCTCGCCGCGCTGCTCCCCGACGATCCGGCCTTCGAGACGCTCGCCGCCGCCGCGCTGGCGCAGAACCCCAGCCTGCGCCAGGCGCTCGCCCGCATCGACCTTGCGCGCGCCGGTGCCGATCGTGCGGGTGCCGAACGCCTGCCATCCATCGGCTATGACGCCAGCATTGCCGCCACGCGCACCAACCCCGACCAGTCCGGCGCGAGCCTGCCGCCCGGCATCTCCATCGACAGTGAGCGCGTCAGCTATGGCGCCAATCTCACCGCTCGCTGGGACGCGGATGTCTTCGGTCGCCTGCGCGATACGGAGCGCGCGGCGCTCCTGCGGCTCGATGCCGCCGGCGCCGACGCCGCCGCCATGCGCCTCGCGCTCACCGCCGACATTGCGGCCACCGTGACCGACTGGCGCACCATCGAGGCGCGCTCGGCCGCGCTCGAGGCCGATCTTGGCGCCGCCAGCCAGCTCGCCGCGCTCGCGCGCACCCGCGAGGAAGCGGGCATCGCCCCAGGCTTTGATCGCTACCGCGCCGAAGCGCAGGCCGCGGCCAGCCAGTCGCGCCTCGCCGCGCTCGCCACCGAGCGCGCGGCCATCCTCGGGCGCCTCGTCACCCTCACCGCCCTGCCCGGTGGGGAGGTCGCGCAGGCGCTCGCGCTGGACACGCCGTCCGACGCGCTTGCCCCGGTCCCGTCGGCGCTGCCCTCGGCGCTGGTCGCGAGCCGCCCCGACATCATCGCCGCCGCGCACCGTCTCGCCGCCGCCGATGCCGATCTCTCCGCCACCGCCGCACGGCGCTTCCCCCAGATCAACCTGTCGGCGGGGCTCGGTCTTCTCGCTTTCTCGCTCGGCGGATTGTTCGACAGCGACGCCATCGTCGGCAACCTTGGCGCCGGGCTCGCGGGGCCGCTCCTCGACTTCGGCCGCATAGAGGCCGAGATCGACCGGGACGAGGCCGCGACCCAGCTCGCCTTCGAACAATATCGCGCGGCGCTCTACACCGCCTTTGGTGAAGTGGAGGGCGCCTATGCGCTCGTCACCGCCGCCGACTTGGCCGCCGCCGCCAGCGCACGCGAAGCGATGATGGCGGAGCGCGCCGCCGCCCTCGCCGACACGCGCCACCGCGCCGGCCTCGACAATTTCCTTACCGTCCTCGAAGCCCGCCGCGCCGCCGACGCGAGCGGCGAACGCGCCGCCGCTGCCCGGGGGCAGGCGGCGCGTGCCCGCATCAACCTGTGGCAGGCCCTTGGCGGCGGCGCGCTCGCCAGCGCGAGCGAGCCGACGCCCTAA
- a CDS encoding CheR family methyltransferase produces the protein MSETKDGAPEEAPIPIVGVGSSAGGLEALREMFSSVKNRTGMAFVIVQHLDPDHESLMAQLLARETALTVLQAEGGETPVADHVYIIPPGKGLALREGKLVLEPFDQPRGQRRPIDDFLISLAEGRQQFAAGVIVSGTGGDGAIGLRAIKEHGGLAIAQEPTSARYDGMPLSAVKTGMVDFVNEPTDIVETARDYFARLSGSSIYNREASEIVGQIDNLCDTLRDAVGHDFSGYKRSTLERRIARRMQVLGIESAADYVEMLGDDRDECELLFRDLLINVTKFYRDAEHFDALRDEVIDPLVKGRPRDQEIRVWVPGCSSGEEAYTVAMLVAAAMERHKVGCEVQIFATDIDETMLNIGREARYASAALVELPDALRERYTVNHGDHVTVSPRIRDMVRFSNHSIIKDAPFSKLDMVSCRNLLIYFGDRLQQAVIPLLHYSIVPGGYLMLGPSETIGRFDDLFEPIDQKARLFKRKGGRGTYPTQLAVGSGERGSSRQLRRARRARHDRAWEDDAALKRLVDRYSPAAMVLDDHGEIQNSYGRLSRYFEFPNRQTGEASATSLARPGLREVLVPLLREVREERARVVARDVEVKSEFGIQRINVIADPLPDGNQLLVFREIAEFRAELDEDLVELGPNDGQVQILEDELRLARHRLRCTVEELETVNEELKSSNEEMMSMNEELQSTNEELTTVNDELKSKVDQLTIANADLKNFFESTQLAVVVLDGDLNIRSYTEAAEQLFPLKPADRGRGLEEMTSELESDRYLDDARAIIAGQGAIERQVRGRSGRTYLQRTMPYRVLDGSVSGATLVFTDITEAKALEEELAQERERLKLALEVSGIGVWEYLVEEESTVLDEAVERMFGLTASDRHAIGEVISAIHPEDRDRVEAALRRAMTGEADYQATFRVRDEDGTIRTLRGLGRLVEGSRPRRLVGVNFDVTSEAEGIAMRELLLREMNHRVKNLFAVIGGMISLAARSSEDVGDMSRTLRERIAALGRAHSLTNAEGTDGSDLGDLVRAALAPYADHDGLSIEGEAVEIRQAAVSGLALLLHEWATNSMKYGALGDSEASLAIGWHETQDGAIHLDWEEKLSEVRNVEEHQGFGTTLVDVSARQLGASVEQESSERAFRLTLNLPAACRPDSRIKSSS, from the coding sequence GTGAGTGAAACGAAGGACGGGGCGCCGGAGGAGGCGCCGATCCCGATCGTCGGCGTAGGCTCTTCGGCAGGGGGGCTCGAAGCGCTGCGCGAGATGTTCAGTTCGGTGAAGAACCGCACCGGTATGGCCTTCGTCATCGTCCAGCATCTCGACCCCGATCATGAAAGCTTGATGGCGCAGTTATTGGCGCGCGAGACCGCGCTGACGGTGCTCCAGGCCGAGGGCGGCGAGACGCCGGTCGCCGACCATGTCTATATCATCCCGCCGGGCAAGGGATTGGCGCTGCGCGAGGGCAAGCTCGTGCTTGAGCCGTTCGACCAGCCGCGCGGCCAGCGCCGGCCGATCGACGATTTCCTCATCAGCCTTGCCGAGGGACGCCAGCAGTTCGCCGCCGGGGTGATCGTGTCGGGCACGGGGGGCGATGGCGCCATCGGGCTGCGCGCGATCAAGGAGCATGGCGGGCTGGCGATCGCTCAGGAGCCGACCAGCGCGCGCTATGACGGCATGCCGCTCTCGGCGGTCAAGACGGGGATGGTCGATTTCGTCAACGAGCCGACCGATATCGTCGAGACCGCGCGCGACTATTTCGCGCGGCTGTCGGGCTCGAGCATCTACAATCGCGAGGCCAGCGAGATCGTCGGGCAGATCGACAATCTGTGCGACACGCTGCGCGACGCGGTGGGGCATGATTTCTCGGGCTACAAGCGCTCGACGCTGGAGCGGCGCATCGCCCGGCGGATGCAGGTGCTCGGGATCGAGAGCGCGGCCGACTATGTCGAGATGCTCGGCGATGATCGCGACGAGTGCGAGTTATTGTTCCGCGACCTCCTGATCAATGTCACCAAATTCTATCGCGACGCCGAGCATTTCGATGCGCTGCGCGACGAGGTCATCGACCCGTTGGTCAAGGGCCGACCGCGCGATCAAGAGATCCGCGTCTGGGTGCCGGGCTGTTCCTCGGGCGAGGAGGCCTATACGGTGGCCATGCTGGTCGCGGCGGCGATGGAGCGGCACAAGGTCGGCTGTGAGGTCCAGATCTTCGCCACCGACATCGACGAGACGATGCTCAATATCGGGCGCGAGGCGCGTTATGCGTCGGCTGCGCTGGTCGAACTGCCCGACGCTTTGCGCGAACGCTATACGGTCAACCATGGCGATCATGTCACCGTGTCGCCGCGCATTCGCGACATGGTGCGCTTTTCCAACCACAGTATTATCAAGGACGCGCCTTTCTCCAAGCTCGACATGGTGAGTTGTCGCAATCTGCTCATCTATTTCGGGGACCGGCTGCAGCAGGCGGTGATCCCGCTCCTGCATTATTCGATCGTGCCGGGCGGCTATCTGATGCTCGGCCCCTCGGAAACCATTGGGCGGTTCGACGACCTGTTCGAGCCGATCGACCAGAAAGCGCGGCTGTTCAAGCGCAAGGGCGGGCGCGGCACCTATCCCACCCAGCTGGCAGTCGGCAGCGGCGAGCGTGGCAGCAGCCGCCAATTGCGCAGGGCGCGGCGCGCGCGGCATGACAGGGCTTGGGAGGACGACGCCGCGCTGAAGCGTCTCGTCGATCGCTATTCGCCGGCCGCGATGGTGCTCGATGACCATGGCGAGATCCAGAACAGCTATGGCCGCCTGTCGCGCTATTTCGAATTTCCCAACAGGCAGACCGGCGAGGCGAGTGCGACGTCGCTCGCACGGCCGGGCCTTCGCGAGGTGCTGGTGCCGCTGTTGCGCGAGGTGCGCGAGGAGCGCGCCCGGGTCGTCGCGCGCGATGTCGAGGTAAAGAGCGAGTTCGGCATCCAGCGCATCAACGTGATCGCCGACCCGCTGCCCGATGGCAACCAGCTGCTGGTGTTCCGCGAGATCGCCGAATTCCGCGCCGAGCTCGACGAGGATCTCGTCGAACTGGGCCCCAATGACGGGCAGGTCCAGATCCTCGAGGACGAGCTGCGTCTGGCGCGGCACCGGCTGCGCTGTACCGTCGAGGAACTGGAAACGGTCAACGAAGAGCTCAAGTCCTCGAACGAGGAAATGATGAGCATGAACGAGGAGCTCCAGTCGACCAACGAGGAGCTTACCACGGTCAATGACGAACTGAAATCGAAGGTCGACCAACTGACCATCGCCAATGCGGATTTGAAGAACTTCTTCGAAAGCACGCAGCTCGCGGTGGTGGTGCTCGACGGCGATCTCAACATCCGCAGCTATACCGAGGCGGCGGAACAGCTGTTCCCGCTGAAGCCGGCGGATCGCGGACGCGGGCTGGAGGAAATGACCTCCGAGCTCGAAAGCGATCGCTATCTCGACGATGCGCGGGCGATCATTGCCGGGCAGGGCGCCATCGAGCGGCAGGTGCGCGGGCGCAGTGGACGCACCTATCTCCAGCGCACGATGCCCTATCGCGTCCTCGACGGCAGCGTGTCGGGGGCGACGCTGGTGTTCACCGACATTACCGAGGCGAAGGCGCTCGAGGAAGAGTTGGCGCAGGAACGCGAACGGCTCAAGCTGGCGCTCGAGGTGTCGGGCATCGGCGTGTGGGAATATCTCGTCGAGGAGGAAAGCACGGTTCTCGACGAGGCGGTCGAACGGATGTTCGGGCTGACGGCGAGCGATCGCCACGCCATCGGCGAAGTGATCAGCGCGATCCATCCCGAGGATCGCGACCGGGTCGAGGCGGCGCTACGCCGGGCGATGACCGGCGAGGCCGATTACCAGGCGACTTTCCGCGTGCGCGACGAGGACGGCACGATCCGCACGCTGCGCGGGCTGGGACGATTGGTCGAGGGCAGCCGGCCACGGCGGCTCGTCGGGGTCAATTTCGATGTCACCAGCGAGGCCGAGGGGATCGCCATGCGCGAGCTCCTGCTGCGCGAGATGAACCACCGGGTGAAGAATTTGTTCGCGGTGATCGGCGGCATGATCAGCCTCGCCGCGCGTTCGAGCGAGGATGTGGGCGACATGTCGCGCACGCTGCGCGAACGGATCGCCGCGCTGGGCCGGGCGCATTCGCTGACCAACGCCGAGGGCACGGACGGTAGCGATCTCGGCGACCTCGTGCGCGCTGCGTTGGCGCCCTATGCCGATCATGACGGCCTGTCGATCGAGGGCGAGGCGGTTGAGATTCGCCAGGCGGCGGTTTCCGGGCTGGCGCTGCTGCTTCACGAATGGGCGACCAATTCGATGAAATATGGGGCGCTCGGCGACAGTGAGGCGAGCCTCGCCATCGGCTGGCACGAGACGCAGGACGGCGCGATCCACCTCGATTGGGAAGAAAAGCTCAGCGAGGTGCGGAACGTCGAGGAGCATCAGGGGTTTGGAACCACATTGGTCGACGTGTCGGCGCGCCAATTGGGTGCGAGCGTCGAGCAAGAGAGCAGCGAGAGGGCGTTCCGATTAACGTTGAACCTTCCAGCAGCATGTCGTCCGGACAGCCGTATAAAATCCTCGTCGTAG